A stretch of Myxococcus virescens DNA encodes these proteins:
- a CDS encoding carbohydrate-binding protein, with protein MTRNRFLSSTCGALFALAAITACGSEAGNEDSNAPGRTETPGQSPQLPAPSPSEQTPGGQTPGTPEPGDSDTSPEGPVATTPPDEPSTHPEDPSTEPEQPVESGADKFGVTMIHPSVAGGEQWFLADDAMSDSRFDPQDDLTRNSDGSWNLKSDKVRMNVFTSTGYKPNEIATYDRDVLASRGYMQSPNDWKNIEMTGFVKLNSASDESDNFDMYARGGKHNDDHEGCEGSSYKGALHFNGQARFQKEAWHVSYEQAPYKKVTEPLTGRWVGFKTVMRNTQVNGKEAVHLELYLNDNADKVSWEKVYDFVDAGDWGGDAEHCGGADGAIPLTWGGPIATFRWDSTDDVDFKWLSVREIAPEQ; from the coding sequence TTGACTCGGAATCGTTTTCTGTCCTCGACGTGTGGTGCGCTCTTCGCCCTGGCCGCCATCACGGCCTGCGGGAGTGAAGCTGGTAACGAGGATTCCAACGCGCCAGGGCGGACCGAGACCCCTGGCCAGTCTCCGCAGCTGCCTGCTCCCTCTCCGTCCGAGCAGACGCCCGGAGGCCAGACCCCTGGCACCCCGGAGCCTGGGGACTCTGACACTTCGCCGGAGGGGCCTGTCGCCACCACGCCGCCCGACGAGCCCTCGACGCATCCCGAGGACCCGTCGACCGAGCCCGAGCAGCCTGTCGAGTCGGGCGCGGACAAGTTCGGCGTGACGATGATCCACCCGTCCGTCGCCGGCGGTGAGCAGTGGTTCCTGGCCGACGACGCGATGTCCGACAGCCGCTTCGATCCGCAGGACGACCTCACGCGCAACTCGGACGGCTCCTGGAATCTCAAGAGCGACAAGGTGCGCATGAACGTCTTCACGTCCACCGGCTACAAGCCGAATGAGATCGCCACGTATGACCGTGACGTGCTCGCCAGCCGTGGCTACATGCAGTCGCCGAATGACTGGAAGAACATCGAGATGACGGGCTTCGTGAAGCTCAACTCCGCGTCCGACGAGTCCGACAACTTCGACATGTATGCGCGTGGCGGGAAGCACAACGACGACCACGAGGGCTGTGAGGGCAGCAGCTACAAGGGCGCGCTGCACTTCAACGGCCAGGCGCGTTTCCAGAAGGAGGCGTGGCACGTCTCCTACGAGCAGGCGCCGTACAAGAAGGTGACGGAGCCGCTGACGGGCCGCTGGGTGGGCTTCAAGACGGTGATGCGGAACACGCAGGTCAACGGCAAGGAGGCCGTGCACCTGGAGCTGTACCTCAACGATAACGCCGACAAGGTCTCCTGGGAGAAGGTCTACGACTTCGTGGACGCCGGTGACTGGGGCGGTGACGCCGAGCACTGCGGCGGCGCGGATGGCGCGATTCCGCTCACGTGGGGCGGCCCCATCGCCACGTTCCGTTGGGACAGCACCGACGACGTGGACTTCAAGTGGCTGTCCGTGCGCGAAATCGCGCCGGAGCAGTGA
- a CDS encoding Rieske 2Fe-2S domain-containing protein — protein sequence MHITFLGHAGFVVETAGALVVMDPWLSSRGAFDSAWMQLPCNHHLAPRVREKLETPGKERYLYVSHEHKDHFDPEFLATIRQRDFTVLVPRFHRSELQDVFARYGCKQVIACEDGHEVPIKGGYVKLFVSEQGTNRDSAVMVRGDGQCFLNINDCKLHDRMGRIVAEEGPIDVFSAQFSGAIWHPTCYEYPAETYAAISLKKRESKFEAVARTLEVLQPRAYIAAAGPAAFLDPAQFHLNFEKVNIFPNATQLFAFLRQRLPQGKTRYLEPMPGDVLDAKSLEFVSQVAERVTPENLKAYLHDYAKRQESVFRERRRNLLVAEVAEIHERLRVELQRKLDLLDLHERVGMPLYVELTELPEKLLRVDFKARRVHVVADIQEEVRYTLKTSAADVGRVLDRKLTWEDFLLSFRLRLSRNPDVYEPVLHGFLGVEIEDMREFCEGIRSTESQRERTVVEAGGRRFSIQRFCPHQGADLSEGWVEEGRYLVCPRHRWQFDLDAGGVCTQNTSTLCAELLPEREQEKPQTPAADPQPQL from the coding sequence ATGCACATTACTTTCCTGGGCCACGCCGGGTTCGTCGTGGAGACGGCGGGGGCCCTTGTCGTCATGGACCCGTGGCTGTCGTCCCGCGGGGCATTCGACTCGGCGTGGATGCAGTTGCCGTGCAACCACCACCTGGCGCCGCGCGTGCGGGAGAAGCTGGAGACGCCCGGCAAGGAGCGCTACCTCTACGTCAGCCACGAGCACAAGGACCACTTCGACCCGGAGTTCCTGGCCACCATCCGCCAGAGGGACTTCACGGTGCTGGTGCCGCGCTTCCACCGCTCCGAACTGCAGGACGTGTTCGCCAGGTATGGCTGCAAGCAGGTCATCGCCTGCGAGGACGGCCACGAGGTCCCCATCAAGGGCGGCTACGTGAAGCTGTTCGTGTCAGAGCAGGGGACCAACCGTGACTCCGCGGTGATGGTGCGCGGTGACGGGCAGTGCTTCCTCAACATCAACGACTGCAAGCTCCATGACCGGATGGGGCGCATCGTCGCGGAGGAGGGGCCCATCGACGTGTTCTCCGCGCAGTTCTCCGGGGCCATCTGGCATCCCACCTGCTACGAGTACCCGGCGGAGACCTACGCGGCCATCTCGCTGAAGAAGCGGGAGAGCAAGTTCGAGGCGGTGGCGCGCACGCTCGAGGTGCTTCAGCCGCGGGCGTACATCGCCGCGGCCGGGCCCGCGGCCTTCCTGGACCCGGCGCAGTTCCACCTCAATTTCGAGAAGGTGAACATCTTCCCGAACGCGACGCAGCTCTTCGCCTTTCTGCGGCAGCGCCTGCCCCAGGGGAAGACGCGCTACCTGGAGCCGATGCCCGGGGACGTGCTGGACGCGAAGTCGCTGGAGTTCGTCTCGCAGGTGGCCGAGCGGGTGACGCCGGAGAACCTGAAGGCGTACCTGCACGACTACGCGAAGCGGCAGGAGTCCGTGTTCCGCGAGCGCCGGCGCAACCTGCTCGTCGCGGAGGTGGCGGAGATTCACGAGCGGCTGCGCGTGGAGCTGCAGCGCAAGCTGGACCTCCTCGACCTGCACGAGCGTGTGGGCATGCCGCTCTACGTGGAGCTGACGGAGCTTCCGGAGAAGCTCTTGCGCGTGGACTTCAAGGCGCGCCGTGTCCACGTGGTGGCGGACATCCAGGAAGAGGTCCGCTACACGCTGAAGACGAGCGCGGCCGACGTGGGGCGCGTGTTGGACCGCAAGCTCACCTGGGAGGACTTCCTGCTGTCGTTCCGCCTGCGCCTGAGCCGCAACCCGGACGTGTACGAGCCGGTGCTGCACGGCTTCCTGGGCGTGGAGATCGAGGACATGCGCGAGTTCTGCGAGGGCATCCGCTCCACCGAGTCCCAGCGGGAGCGAACGGTGGTGGAGGCCGGTGGGCGGCGCTTCTCCATCCAGCGCTTCTGCCCCCACCAGGGCGCCGACCTGTCCGAGGGCTGGGTGGAGGAGGGGCGCTACCTGGTGTGCCCGCGCCACCGTTGGCAGTTCGACCTGGACGCGGGGGGCGTGTGCACGCAGAACACGTCCACGCTCTGCGCGGAGCTGCTGCCCGAGCGTGAGCAGGAGAAGCCCCAGACGCCGGCGGCGGACCCGCAGCCTCAGCTGTAG
- a CDS encoding glycosyltransferase, whose protein sequence is MELFPIQLLFMVVLMNRYVLGPLLRRLKGRKFDRVDDTYLPRVAIVIPLFNEGEGIYHGVRSLLEQDYPSHLLQIVVVDDCSKDDSYAWALKAAEGNPNVIVMRNPENMGKRKGINRAVKAATDAEIIVSVDSDVIVDKAAVRQLVRRFVSPRIAAVGGRTYVTNRHQNWMTRMIEIKFHFAQEWLKDLERSFRQVMCLSGCLTAYRRHVLLELEPILEARAIAGIPIKYGEDRFLTRQIVKHDYETVYTLDAFCFTAAPSTLAGYFSQQLRWRRSNLVDLLGGLSHAWRLHPVVAVHYVSQLALLLSYPLVIVHNVLTGEFWDILAFHFLVIGLLGVIYRIETRHLPADRRVHGASFLPMALLMPVTYALFTPLALLTLDSGSWETRGSASAAPETSPVDSGGRFPPTHAGEGTTP, encoded by the coding sequence ATGGAGCTCTTTCCAATTCAGTTACTATTCATGGTGGTTCTGATGAACCGCTATGTCCTCGGGCCATTGCTACGGCGCCTGAAGGGGCGGAAGTTCGACAGAGTCGACGACACCTACCTGCCACGAGTCGCCATCGTCATCCCGCTGTTCAACGAAGGCGAAGGCATCTACCACGGCGTTCGAAGTCTCCTGGAGCAGGACTATCCCAGCCACCTGCTGCAAATCGTGGTGGTGGATGACTGCTCCAAGGACGACAGCTACGCCTGGGCACTGAAGGCGGCGGAGGGAAATCCCAACGTCATCGTCATGCGCAACCCGGAGAACATGGGCAAGCGCAAGGGCATCAACCGCGCGGTGAAGGCCGCCACGGACGCGGAAATCATCGTGTCGGTGGACTCGGACGTCATCGTCGACAAGGCCGCCGTCCGCCAGCTGGTGCGCCGCTTCGTCAGCCCGCGCATCGCCGCGGTGGGCGGCCGAACCTACGTGACGAACCGTCATCAGAACTGGATGACGCGGATGATTGAAATCAAGTTCCACTTCGCCCAGGAGTGGCTCAAGGACCTGGAGCGCAGCTTCCGCCAGGTGATGTGCCTGTCGGGCTGCCTCACCGCCTACCGCCGCCACGTGCTGTTGGAGCTGGAGCCCATCCTCGAGGCGCGCGCCATCGCGGGCATCCCCATCAAGTACGGCGAGGACCGGTTCCTCACGCGGCAAATCGTCAAGCACGACTACGAGACCGTCTACACGCTGGACGCCTTTTGCTTCACCGCCGCGCCGTCGACGCTGGCCGGGTACTTCTCCCAGCAGCTCCGGTGGCGCCGCTCCAACCTGGTGGACCTGCTGGGCGGCCTGTCACACGCCTGGCGGCTCCACCCGGTCGTGGCGGTCCACTACGTGTCGCAGCTCGCGCTGCTCCTCTCCTACCCGCTGGTCATCGTGCACAACGTCCTGACCGGCGAGTTCTGGGACATCCTCGCCTTCCACTTCCTGGTCATCGGCTTGCTGGGGGTCATCTATCGAATCGAAACACGGCACCTTCCCGCGGACCGGCGAGTCCACGGCGCCAGTTTCCTGCCCATGGCCCTGCTGATGCCGGTGACGTACGCGCTCTTCACGCCGCTGGCACTGCTGACGCTGGACTCGGGGAGCTGGGAGACGCGGGGCAGCGCCAGCGCCGCTCCCGAGACGTCGCCGGTCGACTCCGGGGGCCGCTTTCCTCCCACCCATGCTGGTGAGGGCACTACGCCATGA
- a CDS encoding 4'-phosphopantetheinyl transferase family protein, whose protein sequence is MPTDFQPLALRPDEVHVWIVEPERIDDRRLLDAYWALLDAKERDKQQRFRFERHQRQYLVSHALVRLTLSRYAPVAPEAWAFDTNTYGRPVVRGAWGPKLRFNLSHTDGMALVAVGWDAELGADVEDAQRKGETVEIADHYFAASEVAALKALPPERHRERFFEYWTLKESYIKARGAGLSLPLDQFAFHLEPGQAPRISFDPRMQDVPDAWQFVQLRPSERHQAAVAVNRPRGQPLTVRWQFTVPLAGDTPPRFQAV, encoded by the coding sequence ATGCCGACAGACTTCCAGCCCCTCGCGCTGCGTCCGGATGAGGTCCATGTATGGATTGTCGAGCCCGAGCGCATCGACGACCGGCGCCTCCTGGATGCCTACTGGGCGCTGCTGGACGCGAAGGAGCGCGACAAGCAGCAGCGCTTCCGCTTCGAGCGACACCAGCGCCAGTACCTGGTGAGCCATGCGCTGGTGCGGCTGACGCTGTCCCGCTACGCGCCGGTGGCGCCGGAGGCCTGGGCCTTCGACACCAACACGTACGGCCGGCCGGTGGTGCGGGGGGCGTGGGGCCCGAAGCTGCGCTTCAACCTGTCCCATACGGACGGCATGGCGCTGGTGGCGGTGGGCTGGGACGCGGAGCTGGGCGCGGACGTGGAGGACGCGCAGCGGAAGGGGGAGACGGTGGAGATCGCCGACCACTACTTCGCCGCCTCGGAAGTGGCGGCGCTGAAGGCCCTGCCGCCGGAGCGGCACCGGGAGCGCTTCTTCGAGTACTGGACGCTGAAGGAGTCCTACATCAAGGCGCGTGGCGCGGGGCTGTCGCTGCCGCTGGACCAGTTCGCCTTCCACCTGGAGCCGGGACAGGCGCCGCGCATCTCCTTTGACCCGCGGATGCAAGACGTGCCGGACGCGTGGCAGTTCGTTCAGCTGCGCCCGTCGGAGCGGCACCAGGCGGCGGTAGCGGTGAACCGGCCCCGTGGGCAGCCGCTGACGGTGCGCTGGCAGTTCACGGTGCCGCTGGCCGGGGACACGCCGCCCCGGTTCCAGGCGGTGTAG
- a CDS encoding thioesterase II family protein yields the protein MQSASNSSPHAPDRWFPTRKPLTDPRLRLFCLPYAGGSVAIYNQWSQGLPAGVELCPVQLPGRERRLSEKPIGSLPALVDALLPAIAPLLDRPFAFFGYSMGARISLELARRLQARNGPRPVGLFLGAAGPPSVNTREPIHHLPEPEFIAQLRRYDGTPEEIFQHRELLELVLPMLRADFGIAFTEDGPQPAKLEVPISVVGSPDDKHVPTANLERWRDETRSEDVRVRLFPGGHFFIKSQRDALLAHISEDLNRWMGRAP from the coding sequence ATGCAAAGCGCGTCCAACTCGAGCCCTCATGCCCCCGACCGCTGGTTCCCCACCCGGAAGCCGTTGACGGACCCGCGGCTGCGGCTGTTCTGCCTGCCGTACGCCGGTGGCAGCGTGGCCATCTACAACCAGTGGAGCCAGGGCCTGCCGGCGGGTGTGGAGCTGTGCCCCGTCCAGCTCCCCGGGCGCGAGCGCCGCCTGTCCGAGAAGCCCATTGGCAGCCTGCCTGCCCTGGTGGACGCGCTGCTGCCCGCCATCGCGCCGCTGCTGGACCGGCCCTTCGCCTTCTTCGGTTACAGCATGGGCGCTCGCATCTCCCTGGAGCTCGCCAGGCGCCTCCAGGCCCGCAACGGCCCGCGCCCCGTGGGCCTGTTCCTGGGGGCCGCAGGGCCGCCGTCCGTCAACACCCGCGAGCCCATCCACCACCTGCCCGAACCGGAGTTCATCGCGCAGCTGCGGCGCTACGACGGCACGCCCGAGGAGATCTTCCAGCACCGCGAGCTGCTGGAGCTGGTGCTGCCCATGCTGCGCGCCGACTTCGGCATCGCCTTCACGGAGGACGGCCCCCAGCCCGCGAAGCTGGAGGTCCCCATCTCCGTCGTCGGCTCGCCCGACGACAAGCACGTCCCCACCGCGAACCTGGAGCGCTGGCGCGACGAGACGCGGAGCGAGGACGTCCGCGTCCGCCTCTTCCCCGGCGGCCACTTCTTCATCAAGTCGCAGCGGGACGCCCTCCTCGCGCACATCAGCGAGGACCTGAACCGGTGGATGGGCCGCGCGCCCTGA
- the cysC gene encoding adenylyl-sulfate kinase, whose translation MGRSAGFILWLTGLSGAGKSTLSRALRAHLASSMPVEVLDGDEVRTWLSHGLGFTREDREENVRRIGHVARLLAKHGVGVIAAAISPYANSRAEVRRLAEEAGIPFVEIFVQAPLDVLIARDVKGLYKKALAGELAHFTGVSDPYEAPDAPDVTVRSDVDTVEAGLWRVLETLRKRGLLDAAAAA comes from the coding sequence ATGGGGCGTTCCGCGGGCTTCATACTCTGGCTGACGGGTCTGTCAGGTGCGGGCAAGAGCACCTTGTCCCGTGCCCTGCGTGCGCACCTGGCCTCGTCGATGCCTGTGGAGGTGCTGGACGGGGATGAGGTGCGCACCTGGCTGTCCCACGGACTGGGCTTCACCCGCGAGGACCGCGAGGAGAACGTGCGCCGCATCGGTCATGTGGCCCGGCTGCTGGCGAAGCACGGGGTGGGGGTCATCGCCGCGGCCATCTCGCCCTATGCGAACTCGCGCGCCGAGGTGCGCCGGCTGGCCGAGGAGGCGGGCATCCCCTTCGTGGAGATCTTCGTCCAGGCGCCGCTGGACGTGCTCATCGCCCGGGACGTGAAGGGGCTCTACAAGAAGGCGCTGGCCGGCGAGCTGGCGCACTTCACCGGCGTGTCGGACCCCTATGAGGCGCCTGACGCGCCCGACGTCACCGTCCGCTCGGATGTGGACACCGTGGAGGCGGGCCTGTGGCGCGTCTTGGAGACGCTGCGAAAGCGGGGCCTGCTCGACGCCGCCGCGGCGGCGTGA
- a CDS encoding MBL fold metallo-hydrolase: protein MLDRPMYLKPNVAIEPLYNQWYAWWYLLSPATAPLFVTNLHQKLMQSFVANPDVHVAALKNPMLMGGPFINHPAAKAPRVKELLERTQKEQANMLAYTKAVAELEQLMAPNNGGSLEGLYAKVPDILRGYVELTYDLSNRASARYIEPLLYRSPFHKESSQSVTLMQVDGDWRPYIFSTPRLEEDTPLWLRVPYKHEGLDALFRMRHTPGSPGQVAEMLGVPASAADAFAALFTDVEPRRTERYSGEGVRVRYFGHACVLLETKDVSILTDPVISYEFPTDLPRFTHSDLPERIDYVVLTHGHADHLMMETLIQLRHRVGCIIVPRNNGNSLADPSLRLMLHHNGFKNVVEIDDLQEIPVPGGSITGLPFLGEHSDLAIQAKTAHLVRLGGKSMLMAADSNAIEPRMYQHLRDIVGTIDVLFLGMECEGGPMSWMYGPLLCNPLPRKMDQARRLNGSDSARAIEITNYLSPKEVYVYAMGQEPWLRHVMILVYDDKAPQIVESNKFLEHCRTKGIQAERPYVKMERILA from the coding sequence ATGCTGGACCGCCCCATGTACCTCAAGCCGAACGTCGCCATCGAGCCGCTCTACAATCAGTGGTACGCGTGGTGGTACCTGCTGTCTCCGGCGACGGCCCCGCTGTTCGTGACGAACCTGCACCAGAAGCTGATGCAGTCCTTCGTGGCGAACCCGGACGTGCACGTGGCGGCCCTGAAGAACCCGATGCTGATGGGCGGCCCGTTCATCAACCACCCGGCGGCGAAGGCCCCGCGCGTGAAGGAGCTCCTGGAGCGGACGCAGAAGGAGCAGGCCAACATGCTCGCGTACACCAAGGCGGTGGCCGAGCTGGAGCAGCTCATGGCGCCCAACAACGGCGGCTCCCTGGAGGGCCTCTACGCCAAGGTGCCCGACATCCTCCGCGGCTACGTGGAGCTCACGTACGACCTGAGCAACCGCGCCAGCGCGCGGTACATCGAGCCGCTCCTGTACCGCAGCCCCTTCCACAAGGAGTCCTCGCAGAGCGTGACGCTCATGCAGGTGGACGGCGACTGGCGGCCCTACATCTTCAGCACGCCCCGCCTGGAGGAGGACACGCCCCTCTGGCTGCGCGTCCCCTACAAGCATGAAGGACTGGACGCCCTCTTCCGCATGCGCCACACGCCGGGCTCGCCCGGACAGGTCGCGGAGATGCTCGGCGTGCCCGCCTCCGCCGCGGACGCCTTCGCCGCGCTCTTCACGGACGTCGAGCCCCGCCGCACGGAGCGCTACAGCGGAGAGGGCGTGCGCGTGCGCTACTTCGGCCACGCCTGCGTGCTGCTGGAGACGAAGGACGTCAGCATCCTCACCGACCCCGTCATCAGCTACGAGTTCCCCACGGACCTCCCCCGCTTCACCCACTCCGACCTGCCCGAGCGCATCGACTACGTGGTCCTCACGCACGGCCACGCAGACCACCTGATGATGGAGACGCTCATCCAGCTGCGGCACCGGGTGGGCTGCATCATCGTCCCGCGCAACAACGGCAACTCACTGGCGGACCCGTCGCTGCGACTGATGCTCCACCACAACGGCTTCAAGAACGTGGTGGAGATTGACGACCTCCAGGAGATTCCCGTGCCGGGCGGCTCCATCACCGGCCTTCCCTTCCTGGGCGAGCACAGCGATCTGGCCATCCAGGCCAAGACGGCGCACCTGGTGCGCCTGGGCGGCAAGTCCATGCTGATGGCCGCGGACTCCAACGCCATCGAGCCGCGCATGTACCAGCACCTGCGCGACATCGTCGGCACCATCGACGTGCTGTTCCTCGGCATGGAGTGCGAAGGCGGCCCGATGAGCTGGATGTACGGCCCGCTGCTGTGCAATCCCCTGCCCCGGAAGATGGACCAGGCCCGCCGGCTCAACGGCTCCGACAGCGCTCGCGCCATCGAAATCACCAACTACCTGTCGCCCAAGGAGGTCTACGTCTACGCCATGGGCCAGGAGCCGTGGCTGCGCCACGTGATGATCCTCGTCTACGACGACAAGGCCCCGCAGATTGTCGAGTCGAACAAGTTCCTGGAGCACTGCCGCACGAAGGGCATCCAGGCCGAGCGCCCCTACGTGAAGATGGAGCGCATCCTCGCCTGA
- a CDS encoding fatty acid desaturase family protein, whose translation MDSATRSSAFTSLSRDAERNLIARTRPFAAQDTRRSWWEVGTTFAALLGAMALAALPSWWPLRIVGSVLQALVMIRSFILVHDYLHGSLLSGSRIAKALFHTHAVLLLTPPRVWSESHNHHHANTARLAASASGTFTTWTAQQWREATALERLAYVVERHPLVMIFAYPLAFLSGLCIVPFVKHPLRYWSAGFAVLLHVAISVAVFHFGGLGVYLTAMALPLSIGYALGAYLFFSQHNFPDVALREDQDWTHASAALEASSYLACGPVMAWFTGNIGYHHVHHLNPRIPFYRLPEAMAAIPELQNPRTTTLHPRDVLACLRLNVWDGERGRMVRFRDVPASR comes from the coding sequence ATGGACTCCGCGACCCGCAGCAGCGCCTTCACCTCACTCTCCCGAGATGCCGAGCGGAACCTCATCGCCCGCACGCGGCCTTTCGCCGCGCAGGACACGCGGCGGAGCTGGTGGGAAGTGGGCACCACCTTCGCGGCCCTGCTGGGCGCCATGGCGCTCGCTGCCCTTCCCTCCTGGTGGCCCCTGCGCATCGTGGGCAGCGTGTTGCAAGCGCTGGTGATGATCCGCTCCTTCATCCTGGTCCACGACTACCTGCACGGTTCCCTGCTGTCGGGCTCGCGGATCGCGAAGGCCCTGTTCCACACCCACGCGGTGCTGCTGCTCACGCCGCCGCGCGTCTGGAGCGAGTCGCACAACCACCACCATGCGAACACGGCGCGGCTGGCTGCCTCCGCGTCGGGGACGTTCACCACGTGGACGGCGCAGCAGTGGCGTGAGGCCACGGCGCTGGAGCGGCTGGCCTACGTGGTGGAGCGGCATCCGCTCGTGATGATCTTCGCGTACCCGCTCGCGTTCCTGAGTGGGCTGTGCATCGTGCCGTTCGTGAAGCACCCGCTGCGCTACTGGAGCGCGGGCTTCGCCGTGCTCCTCCACGTGGCCATCAGCGTGGCGGTGTTCCACTTCGGGGGCCTGGGCGTGTACCTCACGGCGATGGCGCTGCCGCTGTCCATCGGCTACGCGCTGGGCGCGTACCTCTTCTTCTCCCAGCACAACTTCCCGGACGTCGCGCTGCGCGAGGACCAGGACTGGACGCACGCGAGCGCGGCCCTGGAGGCTTCGAGCTACCTGGCCTGCGGCCCCGTCATGGCGTGGTTCACCGGCAACATCGGCTACCACCACGTCCACCACCTCAACCCCCGCATCCCCTTCTACCGGCTGCCGGAGGCCATGGCCGCCATCCCCGAGCTGCAGAATCCCCGCACCACCACCCTGCACCCCAGGGACGTGCTGGCCTGTCTGCGACTCAACGTCTGGGACGGAGAGCGGGGTCGCATGGTCCGGTTCCGGGACGTTCCCGCGTCACGCTGA
- a CDS encoding cell wall protein — protein sequence MLAEELAGQLSPLTDTLLRIAESLSPSGLRRQPRRELPNAALDALASSLATLDAGPHDTAEEEAAPEARACAVIGCKRPVRSLGYCAAHYQKRRLMVASDRLHHAWTEDAAPNSIPDVILGRKRRESSEAPETAVTPEPVRPSEGPRVWVRKKGASPVVPTPSGDSPPVLQLAQSSVIPTSQRSEREQVASIVEQWASEFRANKHRS from the coding sequence GTGCTGGCCGAGGAACTCGCCGGGCAGCTGTCGCCGCTGACGGACACGCTTCTGCGCATCGCGGAGAGCCTGTCCCCCAGCGGCCTCCGGCGCCAGCCGCGGCGTGAGCTGCCGAACGCGGCCCTGGACGCCCTGGCGTCGTCGCTCGCGACCCTGGATGCGGGGCCCCACGACACCGCCGAGGAAGAAGCCGCTCCGGAAGCCCGAGCCTGCGCCGTCATCGGCTGCAAGCGGCCGGTGCGCAGCCTGGGCTACTGCGCGGCCCACTACCAGAAGCGGCGACTCATGGTGGCGTCCGACCGCCTGCACCACGCGTGGACGGAAGACGCCGCGCCGAACAGCATTCCGGACGTCATCCTGGGCCGGAAGCGCCGCGAGTCTTCGGAGGCACCGGAGACCGCCGTCACCCCGGAGCCCGTGCGCCCCAGCGAGGGTCCCCGCGTCTGGGTCCGCAAGAAGGGCGCCAGCCCCGTGGTCCCGACGCCCAGTGGCGACAGCCCGCCGGTCCTGCAGTTGGCCCAGAGCTCGGTGATTCCGACCTCGCAGCGCTCCGAGCGCGAGCAGGTGGCATCCATCGTCGAGCAGTGGGCCAGCGAGTTCCGAGCCAACAAGCATCGCTCGTGA
- a CDS encoding CCA tRNA nucleotidyltransferase, translating to MIANLHNADIPQPVLDVIARLRELGHSVYLVGGCVRDMVRLVHPKDFDVATSALPQEVQGAFRKVIPTGIQHGTVTVLQSGTHVEVTTFRSEGDYLDGRRPSSVAFERDIVKDLSRRDFTINAMAYNPLDRELVDPFGGQSDLRAQLIRCVGSAQERFSEDGLRPLRAVRFAAVLGFALDAATRAAIPATLGVFRKVALERVREELVKLLLSPRAESGLLLLADTGLLDVFLPELARAEASAAASVRAAVQASSLEVEVRVAVLLADLVDRAQARDIGLRLKFPNKVADLVALLVEHAKAETRVGEPDAALRRLLARLGPPQLPQWAAVVRARVGVRQPDALPAVEALIARVEALAAAKPPLTAKDLSLTGGDIMAALGVGPSPIVGEATRFLIESVLDDPGLNTADALRQRLQAWQAQVAR from the coding sequence ATGATCGCGAACCTCCACAACGCCGACATCCCCCAGCCCGTGCTGGACGTCATCGCGCGGCTGCGCGAACTGGGCCACTCCGTCTACCTGGTGGGGGGCTGCGTCCGGGACATGGTGCGCCTGGTCCACCCCAAGGACTTCGACGTGGCCACCAGCGCGCTGCCGCAAGAAGTCCAGGGCGCCTTCCGCAAGGTCATCCCCACGGGCATCCAGCACGGCACCGTCACCGTCCTCCAGAGTGGCACGCACGTGGAGGTGACGACGTTCCGCTCGGAGGGGGATTACCTCGACGGCCGCCGGCCCAGCTCGGTGGCCTTCGAGCGCGACATCGTCAAGGACCTGTCCCGGCGCGACTTCACCATCAACGCGATGGCCTACAACCCGCTGGACCGCGAGCTGGTGGACCCGTTCGGTGGACAATCGGACCTCCGGGCGCAGCTCATCCGCTGCGTGGGCTCCGCGCAGGAGCGCTTCTCCGAGGACGGCCTGCGGCCCTTGCGCGCCGTGCGCTTCGCCGCGGTGCTCGGCTTCGCGCTCGATGCCGCCACCCGCGCCGCCATTCCCGCCACGCTCGGCGTCTTCCGCAAGGTCGCGCTGGAGCGGGTGCGTGAAGAGCTGGTGAAGCTGCTCCTGTCACCCCGGGCGGAGAGCGGCCTGCTGTTGCTCGCGGACACCGGGCTCCTGGACGTGTTCCTTCCGGAGCTGGCGCGCGCGGAAGCCTCGGCCGCCGCGTCCGTCCGGGCCGCGGTGCAGGCCTCGTCGCTGGAGGTGGAGGTCCGCGTCGCGGTGCTGCTGGCCGATCTGGTGGACCGAGCCCAGGCGCGCGACATCGGCCTGCGGCTGAAGTTCCCCAACAAGGTGGCGGACCTGGTGGCGCTGCTCGTCGAACACGCGAAGGCGGAGACGCGGGTGGGGGAGCCGGACGCCGCGCTTCGCCGGCTCCTGGCTCGCCTGGGCCCGCCGCAGCTTCCGCAGTGGGCCGCGGTCGTTCGCGCCCGGGTCGGAGTCCGCCAGCCGGACGCGCTCCCAGCGGTGGAGGCGCTCATTGCCCGCGTGGAGGCGCTCGCCGCCGCGAAGCCGCCTCTGACGGCGAAGGACCTGTCGCTGACCGGAGGCGACATCATGGCCGCCCTGGGCGTGGGGCCTTCTCCCATCGTGGGCGAGGCCACCCGGTTCCTCATCGAGTCCGTCCTGGATGATCCGGGCCTGAACACGGCCGACGCCCTGCGGCAGCGGTTGCAGGCGTGGCAGGCGCAGGTTGCTCGCTGA